From one Verrucomicrobiota bacterium genomic stretch:
- a CDS encoding hydroxyproline-2-epimerase, whose product MSALVTIQAIDSHTAGEPTRVVIAGGPPLGGGPVARQLQVFRDQFDGWRSAIVNEPRGSDVLVGALLCPAEEATCASGVIFFNNVGFLGMCGHGALGVVKTLAHIGRLQPGTVRLETCVGVVSATLHPDGGVSLENVPSFRKHPKIPVPVPGLGIIHGDVAWGGNWFFLVDSADIPDCPSLTLKNSESLTDLAWRLRQAVNSQGFPEVDHIEIFGPPSAAPSRSRNFVLCPGKAYDRSPCGTGTSAKLACLAAEGKLAPGEPWVQEGILGSSFTGSYRWLGEDRNLIVPTLRGTAHITSRLDLLLDPEDPFQWGIRPH is encoded by the coding sequence ATGAGCGCCCTGGTCACCATTCAAGCGATCGATTCCCACACGGCGGGTGAACCCACCCGCGTGGTCATCGCCGGAGGCCCCCCGCTCGGAGGCGGCCCTGTCGCCCGCCAGTTGCAGGTTTTCCGGGACCAGTTCGATGGCTGGCGCTCTGCAATCGTCAACGAACCCCGCGGATCGGATGTTCTGGTCGGCGCGTTGCTCTGCCCGGCGGAAGAGGCCACGTGCGCCAGTGGGGTGATCTTCTTCAACAACGTCGGCTTCCTCGGCATGTGCGGCCATGGAGCCCTCGGCGTAGTCAAAACCCTCGCCCACATCGGACGCCTCCAACCCGGAACAGTCCGCCTGGAAACCTGCGTCGGGGTCGTCTCGGCAACCCTCCACCCCGACGGCGGCGTGAGTCTCGAAAACGTTCCCAGCTTTCGAAAACACCCCAAGATTCCCGTGCCGGTACCGGGCCTTGGCATCATCCACGGCGACGTGGCTTGGGGAGGGAATTGGTTCTTTCTGGTGGATTCCGCCGACATCCCGGATTGCCCAAGCTTGACGTTGAAGAACTCCGAATCGCTGACCGACCTGGCGTGGCGCCTCCGCCAGGCGGTCAACTCACAGGGGTTTCCCGAAGTGGATCACATCGAAATCTTCGGCCCGCCGTCCGCCGCCCCAAGCCGATCGCGAAACTTCGTCCTCTGCCCCGGCAAGGCCTACGATCGGTCGCCTTGCGGAACGGGCACCAGCGCCAAACTCGCCTGTCTCGCCGCCGAAGGCAAGCTGGCCCCGGGTGAACCCTGGGTGCAGGAAGGCATTCTCGGCAGCTCCTTCACTGGGTCCTACCGCTGGCTGGGAGAAGACCGGAATCTCATCGTGCCCACCCTCCGCGGCACCGCTCACATCACTTCAAGGCTCGATCTCTTGCTCGACCCGGAAGACCCCTTTCAATGGGGAATTCGTCCTCATTGA
- a CDS encoding c-type cytochrome codes for MRLHAMLALLPWTLVHLVAAELAPVAGPKPFTYTNATDALPHYISGAQWGTEGSPIKSMQVPMSPEASAQRVVLREGFQAARWAAEPQIKKPLTMTWDARGRLWIAETVDYPNELQPPGQGRDRILICEDRDQNGRAETFTVFAEGLSIPTGMVHSRDGLIVIESGRTLFLRDSDGDDKADERVVLFEGWGMGDTHATASNLRYGHDNWIWGVVGYSGFRGTVGGRYHEFGMGVFRFTPDGKHLEFMRSSNNNTWGLGLSEEGFIFGSTANNNASWFLPIPNRYYEHVRGWSAARMESIADSQAFHPITDKVRQVDAHGRYTAGAGHALYTARGFPKDYWNRIAFVAEPTGHLIGHFRLEGEGADFKALNQKSFLASDDEWFAPIMAEVGPDGALWFIDWYNYIIQHNPTPRGFKTGKGNAYETPLRDKRHGRIYRVTHRDGKFPKAPVLDPNAPGDLVVALTSDNMLTRLQAQQRLVERGQRDVVASLCGLVRNLSSDELGLNPGALHALWTLHGLGAIQSGVGAAYDTAVSALRHPSAAVRRAALQTIPRNPNTEQAIAEAASLLDPNAQVRLAALLALAEFQPSTQLGQKVYASLQSPLNHQDRWLRDAIVSAAARHLDGFLKQGLLADKNPLSLDPAAWPAVETIVAHLAADHPANVVTAVLVPLQAAEAPKANAVLDGLAQGWGDAPPPALTDQDQEQIRNLYASIEASSKDRLIALLGKWNHLQPFNKERTETTLRLAAQLAHQATPESTRTAAARNLIRIADTPATIQSIVALIHPTTSPRHAAELVQTIALSKQAFAGSGLLSGWAQMTPSARRAAAAVLLRRPEWAQLLLDAVEKGAVHRNDLGRDHWSQLRQHPDAKVSDRARKLQTAATASKGSAELEATIARLLPVATKPGNAKHGQGVYEKNCQVCHTPTPQGFRIGPDLIGIGARPKADVLVDILDPNRSVEANYRLWNVTTKTGESFAGRLDSESATAVEILDTAGQKHVLQRSAIDRMEASTLSLMPGGFEQLSETDLSALLEYLASQTEPARR; via the coding sequence ATGAGACTTCATGCCATGCTCGCCCTGCTCCCTTGGACCCTGGTCCACCTTGTTGCCGCGGAGCTCGCTCCCGTCGCAGGACCCAAGCCTTTTACCTACACGAATGCGACCGACGCGCTGCCCCATTACATTTCGGGAGCCCAATGGGGGACAGAAGGCTCCCCGATCAAGTCCATGCAGGTGCCGATGAGCCCGGAAGCTTCGGCTCAACGCGTCGTGCTCCGCGAGGGATTCCAAGCCGCAAGGTGGGCGGCGGAACCGCAGATCAAAAAACCCCTGACCATGACGTGGGATGCGCGAGGCCGGCTCTGGATCGCGGAAACCGTCGATTATCCAAACGAACTTCAGCCGCCGGGCCAGGGCCGGGATCGCATCCTCATTTGCGAGGATCGCGACCAAAACGGGCGCGCGGAGACCTTCACCGTTTTTGCGGAAGGACTCAGCATCCCTACCGGCATGGTGCACTCCCGGGACGGACTGATCGTCATCGAAAGCGGGCGCACGCTCTTCCTGCGGGACTCCGACGGAGACGATAAAGCCGATGAGCGCGTGGTGCTGTTCGAAGGCTGGGGCATGGGCGACACCCACGCCACCGCCAGCAACCTCCGCTACGGCCACGACAACTGGATTTGGGGGGTGGTGGGTTACAGCGGGTTTCGCGGCACGGTCGGAGGACGTTACCACGAGTTCGGCATGGGCGTGTTTCGATTCACCCCGGATGGCAAGCATCTCGAATTCATGCGCTCCAGCAATAACAACACCTGGGGCCTCGGCCTCAGCGAAGAAGGGTTCATCTTCGGCTCCACCGCCAACAATAACGCCAGTTGGTTCCTGCCCATCCCCAATCGATACTATGAACACGTCCGCGGCTGGTCCGCCGCCCGGATGGAATCCATTGCCGACTCCCAGGCTTTCCACCCCATCACGGACAAGGTGCGCCAGGTCGATGCCCATGGACGCTATACCGCCGGGGCCGGCCACGCCCTCTACACCGCACGAGGCTTCCCCAAAGATTATTGGAACCGAATCGCGTTCGTCGCCGAACCCACCGGCCATTTGATCGGGCATTTCCGACTCGAAGGCGAAGGCGCCGATTTCAAAGCCCTCAACCAAAAGAGCTTCCTCGCCAGTGACGACGAATGGTTCGCGCCCATCATGGCGGAGGTCGGCCCCGACGGCGCACTCTGGTTCATCGACTGGTACAATTACATCATCCAGCACAATCCCACGCCGCGAGGATTCAAGACCGGCAAGGGCAATGCCTACGAAACACCGCTGCGCGACAAACGGCATGGCCGAATCTACCGGGTCACTCATCGTGACGGAAAGTTCCCCAAAGCTCCCGTCCTCGATCCCAATGCTCCCGGCGATCTCGTCGTCGCGTTGACCTCGGACAATATGCTCACCCGGCTGCAAGCCCAGCAACGGCTCGTCGAGCGCGGCCAGCGCGACGTCGTCGCCAGCCTCTGCGGACTGGTCCGCAACCTGTCATCTGATGAACTCGGCCTCAACCCGGGCGCTCTTCACGCGCTCTGGACCCTGCACGGCTTGGGCGCCATTCAAAGCGGCGTCGGGGCCGCCTACGACACGGCGGTCTCCGCGCTCCGTCATCCCTCCGCCGCGGTCCGCCGCGCCGCTCTGCAAACGATTCCCCGCAATCCCAACACCGAACAAGCCATCGCCGAAGCCGCCTCCTTGCTCGATCCCAACGCTCAAGTCCGCCTCGCCGCACTCCTCGCCCTCGCTGAATTCCAACCGAGCACCCAACTCGGACAAAAGGTCTACGCCTCGCTGCAAAGTCCCCTCAATCATCAGGACCGCTGGCTGCGGGACGCCATCGTCTCCGCCGCCGCCCGCCACCTCGACGGCTTTCTCAAGCAAGGCTTGCTGGCCGACAAAAACCCGCTTTCGTTGGACCCCGCCGCTTGGCCTGCGGTCGAAACGATCGTTGCTCACCTCGCCGCGGACCATCCCGCCAACGTCGTCACCGCCGTGCTGGTTCCGTTGCAAGCCGCCGAAGCCCCCAAGGCGAACGCGGTCCTTGACGGCCTCGCCCAAGGCTGGGGCGACGCGCCCCCACCCGCCTTGACGGACCAAGACCAAGAGCAGATCCGTAATCTCTACGCTTCGATCGAAGCCTCGTCGAAGGATCGCCTGATCGCCCTGCTCGGCAAATGGAATCACCTCCAGCCTTTCAACAAAGAACGAACGGAAACAACCCTCCGCCTGGCGGCCCAACTCGCCCATCAGGCCACCCCTGAATCCACCCGCACCGCCGCCGCCCGCAACCTGATCCGCATCGCGGATACCCCCGCCACCATCCAAAGCATCGTCGCTTTAATCCACCCCACCACCTCTCCCAGACACGCCGCCGAACTCGTTCAGACCATCGCGCTCAGCAAGCAGGCTTTTGCCGGATCGGGATTGCTGTCCGGTTGGGCGCAAATGACACCCTCAGCCCGGCGAGCCGCAGCCGCGGTCCTGCTGCGACGCCCCGAGTGGGCACAACTCCTCCTGGATGCAGTGGAAAAAGGTGCCGTCCATCGCAATGATCTTGGACGCGATCACTGGTCGCAGCTCCGACAACACCCGGACGCAAAGGTTTCGGATCGCGCCCGCAAACTCCAAACCGCCGCGACCGCCTCCAAAGGGTCCGCCGAACTCGAAGCCACCATCGCGCGCTTGCTCCCCGTCGCCACCAAACCTGGAAACGCCAAACACGGCCAGGGAGTTTACGAGAAAAACTGCCAGGTCTGCCACACCCCCACCCCCCAGGGATTCCGCATCGGACCCGATCTCATCGGCATCGGAGCCCGTCCCAAAGCCGACGTACTGGTCGACATCCTCGATCCCAACCGCTCCGTGGAAGCCAATTACCGGCTTTGGAACGTCACCACCAAGACCGGTGAAAGCTTCGCCGGACGCCTCGATTCCGAATCGGCCACCGCTGTGGAAATCCTGGACACCGCCGGTCAAAAACACGTGCTGCAACGTTCCGCCATCGACCGCATGGAGGCCTCGACTTTGTCCCTGATGCCCGGCGGATTCGAGCAACTTTCGGAGACCGACCTCTCCGCCTTGCTCGAATACCTCGCTTCGCAAACCGAACCGGCTCGTCGCTGA
- a CDS encoding FAD-dependent oxidoreductase — MGRRILIIGGGVIGLCSAYACARLGHQVHVVDAGSEDHAGCSYGNAGMIVPSHFTPLAAPGMVAIGLKWMWNPESPFYIKPRLDAGLLRWAAGFWRSATVAHVQRAAPLLRDLHLRSRAWFETFHDSDQLDFGLQRHGLLMLCQGQHALDEEAAGAEKARALGIPAEVLDSKETARHDPAITMNVAGSVYYPKDCHLAPDRFMSALRKTLAGLGVQFSWNTPIRTWRCDHARVIAAAGTSENFHADRFILAGGSWSPSLADEAGLRLTMQAGKGYSLTLPHPPQLPRLCSILTEARVAVTPMGQTLRVGGTMEISGLDESIDPRRVRGMIRAMSAYYPEFRPEHFEGIQPWAGLRPCSPDGLPYLGVARRYPNLIVATGHAMMGLSLGPVTGEIAADLASDRKPGFDLSLLSPDRTC; from the coding sequence ATGGGTCGCCGCATCCTCATCATCGGCGGGGGCGTTATCGGGCTCTGCTCCGCCTATGCCTGCGCCCGCCTCGGCCACCAGGTCCACGTGGTCGATGCCGGATCTGAGGACCATGCTGGCTGCTCGTATGGCAACGCGGGCATGATCGTGCCCAGCCACTTCACACCGCTTGCAGCCCCCGGCATGGTGGCGATCGGCTTGAAGTGGATGTGGAATCCCGAATCGCCTTTTTACATCAAACCGCGTCTGGACGCCGGACTGTTGCGCTGGGCGGCGGGATTCTGGCGCTCCGCAACCGTGGCTCACGTTCAGCGCGCCGCCCCGCTCCTGCGGGATCTCCACCTGCGCAGCCGCGCCTGGTTCGAAACCTTCCACGATTCGGATCAACTCGATTTCGGATTACAACGCCATGGTCTGCTCATGTTATGCCAGGGTCAGCACGCCCTCGACGAGGAAGCGGCCGGGGCCGAAAAAGCCCGTGCCCTGGGCATCCCCGCCGAAGTGCTCGATTCGAAGGAAACCGCCCGACACGACCCGGCAATCACCATGAACGTGGCGGGTTCAGTCTATTATCCAAAGGATTGCCATCTCGCCCCGGATCGCTTCATGAGCGCCTTGCGAAAGACTTTGGCCGGCCTGGGAGTGCAGTTTTCCTGGAACACGCCGATTCGAACCTGGCGGTGCGACCACGCCCGCGTCATCGCCGCGGCGGGAACATCCGAAAACTTCCACGCCGATAGGTTCATCCTCGCCGGCGGATCATGGTCTCCCAGCCTAGCTGATGAGGCTGGACTTCGCCTGACGATGCAAGCCGGAAAAGGCTATAGCCTCACCCTGCCTCATCCCCCGCAACTGCCACGCTTGTGCTCAATTCTCACCGAAGCCCGCGTCGCGGTCACTCCCATGGGCCAAACCCTCCGCGTCGGTGGGACCATGGAGATCTCCGGACTCGACGAATCGATCGACCCTCGCCGCGTCCGCGGCATGATCCGGGCGATGTCCGCTTATTACCCCGAGTTTCGACCCGAACATTTCGAGGGAATCCAGCCTTGGGCTGGTTTGCGACCTTGTTCCCCGGATGGCTTGCCCTATCTGGGCGTTGCCCGGCGTTACCCCAATCTCATCGTCGCCACCGGCCATGCCATGATGGGATTGAGCCTGGGTCCTGTCACCGGAGAAATCGCCGCCGACCTCGCCTCGGACCGCAAACCTGGCTTCGATCTCTCGCTCCTTTCGCCCGATCGGACCTGTTGA
- the rplS gene encoding 50S ribosomal protein L19, whose amino-acid sequence MSQAILDKIETEQFRKEPLKFNVGDTIRVHTRVVEGDKERIQIFSGVVIGRRGRGLNSTFTVRRISYGEGVERIFPENSPRVEKIEVERRGAVRRAKLTYLRHRVGKGAVTVKEKEAASPAKKA is encoded by the coding sequence ATGAGCCAAGCAATTCTGGACAAAATCGAAACGGAGCAATTCCGCAAAGAACCCCTGAAATTCAACGTTGGCGACACCATCCGAGTGCATACGAGGGTCGTGGAAGGCGACAAGGAACGCATTCAAATTTTTTCCGGAGTGGTCATTGGGCGGCGCGGACGGGGGTTGAACTCCACGTTTACGGTCCGGCGCATCAGCTACGGCGAAGGTGTGGAGCGTATTTTCCCCGAGAATTCTCCGCGCGTGGAGAAGATCGAAGTGGAAAGGCGTGGAGCGGTTCGCCGCGCCAAGCTCACCTACCTCCGCCATCGCGTGGGCAAAGGTGCCGTGACGGTGAAGGAAAAGGAAGCGGCTTCACCCGCAAAGAAAGCATAG
- the trmD gene encoding tRNA (guanosine(37)-N1)-methyltransferase TrmD — MRIDVLTLFPGMFAGPLDESIVKRAREAGVLSLGIHHLRDYTHDRHRTVDDRPFGGGPGMLLKPEPVFEAVDALAKESTHVILMDAGGRRFSQSIAQELSRREHVLLVCGSYEGFDERIREALADDSLSIGDYVLTNGALPAMVVIDAVARLLPGALGDETSAVEESFAKGMLEYPQYTRPAEFRGMRVPDVLLSGNHAAIEAWRAEQSIRRTERERPDLLRSSRDLEPSLNRENIN; from the coding sequence ATGCGCATCGATGTCCTGACACTCTTTCCCGGCATGTTCGCCGGCCCGCTCGACGAGAGCATCGTCAAGCGGGCTCGCGAAGCGGGAGTGTTGTCTTTGGGCATCCATCATTTGCGTGATTATACGCATGACCGGCACCGGACGGTCGATGACCGGCCGTTTGGGGGCGGGCCGGGAATGCTGCTGAAGCCGGAGCCGGTTTTCGAGGCGGTGGATGCTTTGGCAAAGGAGTCCACGCATGTGATTTTGATGGACGCAGGCGGGCGGCGATTTTCCCAGTCGATTGCGCAGGAGTTGAGCCGGAGGGAGCATGTGTTGCTTGTTTGCGGCAGTTACGAGGGGTTCGACGAGCGTATTCGTGAGGCGTTGGCAGACGATTCCCTGTCGATCGGCGATTATGTGCTTACGAACGGCGCTTTGCCGGCGATGGTTGTGATCGACGCGGTGGCGCGTTTGCTTCCGGGGGCGCTGGGGGATGAAACCAGTGCGGTTGAAGAATCTTTTGCAAAGGGGATGCTGGAATATCCCCAATATACGCGTCCGGCGGAATTTCGCGGGATGCGTGTGCCGGATGTGTTGTTGTCCGGCAACCACGCGGCCATCGAGGCATGGCGGGCGGAGCAATCCATCCGCCGCACGGAGCGGGAACGCCCCGACCTGTTGAGGTCAAGCCGGGACCTCGAACCCAGTCTGAACCGAGAAAATATCAACTGA
- a CDS encoding KH domain-containing protein, whose amino-acid sequence MQAFVEFIVKGLVDRPEAVMVTPVTKGDSTVLEVRLDPADVGRIIGKQGSTIHAIRGLLQVGAAKQGKRCSLEIVEDGDEGGRS is encoded by the coding sequence ATGCAAGCCTTTGTCGAATTTATCGTGAAGGGATTGGTGGACCGACCGGAGGCGGTGATGGTCACGCCCGTGACGAAAGGCGATTCCACCGTGCTCGAGGTCCGGCTGGATCCAGCGGACGTGGGTCGCATTATTGGCAAGCAGGGCAGCACCATCCACGCCATCCGAGGTTTGTTGCAAGTCGGTGCGGCCAAGCAAGGCAAGCGATGTTCGCTGGAGATCGTCGAAGACGGGGATGAAGGGGGGCGTTCGTAG
- the rpsP gene encoding 30S ribosomal protein S16, whose amino-acid sequence MSVKIRLKRVGARNTPVYRVVVTDSRSPRDGKFIEELGTYHPLVKGSNVQMDIERARYWISKGAKPSDTVASFLRKAARAA is encoded by the coding sequence ATGTCAGTCAAGATTCGCTTGAAGCGCGTGGGTGCCCGCAATACGCCGGTTTACCGGGTCGTGGTGACCGACTCGCGCAGTCCTCGTGACGGGAAATTCATCGAGGAATTGGGCACGTATCATCCCTTGGTCAAGGGAAGCAATGTGCAAATGGACATTGAGCGCGCCCGCTATTGGATCAGCAAGGGAGCCAAGCCGAGCGACACGGTGGCAAGTTTTCTGCGCAAAGCCGCGCGGGCGGCCTAG
- a CDS encoding SDR family NAD(P)-dependent oxidoreductase, translating into MSKPVSKQRQCVLVTGVSRGLGRAMVGELIRLGHTVAGAARTGSALDELRTAHPEPHRWSKVDVCSDREVADWAKHLASVGFVPDLLLNNAAVINANARLWEISEADFSRVIDTNVKGVANVLRHFLPAMIERGAGVVVNFSSGWGRSTAGEVAPYCATKWAIEGLTQALAQELPAGMCAVPLNPGVIDTDMLRSCFGKGAAHYPTPEVWARRAVPFLLALGPADNGSPLTAPGR; encoded by the coding sequence ATGAGCAAACCCGTTTCCAAGCAACGCCAGTGTGTGTTGGTGACGGGTGTCTCGCGCGGACTGGGCCGGGCCATGGTTGGGGAGTTGATTCGCCTCGGCCATACCGTGGCCGGGGCCGCGAGGACAGGGAGTGCCCTGGACGAACTTCGCACGGCCCATCCGGAGCCGCACCGTTGGTCGAAAGTGGATGTTTGTTCCGACCGCGAAGTTGCGGATTGGGCGAAGCATCTGGCGAGCGTCGGATTCGTTCCCGATTTGTTGTTGAACAACGCGGCGGTGATCAACGCCAATGCCAGGCTGTGGGAGATTTCTGAAGCAGACTTTTCGCGGGTGATCGACACCAATGTCAAAGGCGTGGCCAACGTGCTGCGCCATTTTCTCCCCGCGATGATTGAGCGCGGGGCCGGTGTGGTGGTGAACTTCAGTTCGGGTTGGGGCCGTTCGACGGCCGGCGAAGTCGCGCCGTATTGCGCCACCAAGTGGGCGATCGAGGGCTTGACCCAGGCGTTGGCCCAGGAGTTGCCCGCGGGCATGTGCGCGGTGCCGTTGAATCCCGGGGTCATCGACACCGACATGCTGCGAAGTTGTTTTGGAAAAGGAGCGGCGCACTATCCGACGCCCGAGGTTTGGGCTCGAAGGGCCGTGCCCTTTCTTCTGGCGCTTGGACCTGCCGACAACGGATCCCCTCTAACCGCACCGGGAAGGTGA
- a CDS encoding tetratricopeptide repeat protein, whose product MSRPAPESGGSKKLFFTLAVAVVAVVAFFIWVRRDVSSPPSAGAGPDPVSSGESGGAGERRVSSRSPQLDRGFRPGLSEEALARANAEVKDRLVQYSQRQRAVLHAYARHLGVPVLQDVDQFFTSLESGNVEEAVRRAERLDALRNVQQGSSAPGLDALWPVVEEARGVAEATRNWPAPALLEFGRALQDSLGPNTVLLAGGDAARFVPTLMENNGEGDGRLILAQSSFADGMYMNYARFQAGERLHLPDPGEVEQAFQAVVREHGKPDANGVVMVGGQDAVTAINEKLVAFLQAKNPEVRFAVQESHAMPSTHAGAELAGPLMVLGAGGDGKAPKVGPEEAARSVTYWQQTAERLRLDPALSTAPAVREGWAEMAIGQASVLASADRRTEAETLYRAAAELAPDSGQAAHRLAQWLASSGRAGEAIQILQTYVSTHPDNAQAVVAWMESIRSGKK is encoded by the coding sequence GTGTCCAGGCCAGCCCCAGAATCCGGCGGATCCAAGAAGCTCTTCTTCACGCTCGCGGTCGCTGTCGTTGCGGTGGTCGCTTTCTTCATTTGGGTGCGGCGCGATGTCTCGAGTCCGCCCTCTGCCGGCGCCGGGCCGGATCCAGTTTCGTCCGGGGAGTCAGGCGGCGCGGGGGAGAGGAGGGTCTCGAGCCGTTCCCCCCAGTTGGACCGGGGTTTCCGGCCGGGACTTAGCGAGGAGGCCCTGGCGCGGGCGAACGCGGAGGTGAAGGATCGATTGGTGCAATACAGCCAGCGCCAGCGCGCGGTGCTGCATGCCTATGCCAGGCACTTAGGGGTGCCGGTGCTTCAAGATGTGGATCAGTTTTTCACCAGCCTCGAGTCGGGCAATGTGGAGGAGGCGGTCCGGCGCGCCGAAAGACTGGACGCTCTTCGCAACGTCCAGCAGGGCTCTTCGGCACCTGGATTGGATGCGCTCTGGCCGGTGGTTGAGGAAGCTCGAGGGGTCGCCGAAGCCACCCGGAATTGGCCGGCTCCCGCGCTGCTCGAATTTGGGCGCGCTTTGCAAGACTCCCTGGGCCCCAATACCGTGTTGCTGGCGGGAGGCGATGCGGCCAGGTTCGTGCCCACGCTGATGGAAAACAATGGGGAAGGTGACGGGCGCCTCATTCTCGCCCAGTCGAGTTTCGCGGATGGAATGTACATGAATTATGCGCGCTTCCAGGCCGGTGAAAGGCTGCACCTGCCGGACCCGGGCGAGGTCGAGCAAGCGTTTCAGGCTGTGGTCCGCGAGCATGGAAAACCGGACGCGAACGGGGTGGTGATGGTTGGGGGCCAGGATGCGGTTACGGCCATCAACGAAAAACTGGTGGCTTTCCTTCAGGCCAAGAATCCGGAGGTTCGCTTCGCCGTCCAGGAGTCCCACGCGATGCCTTCAACGCATGCCGGGGCGGAATTGGCGGGGCCGCTGATGGTGCTGGGTGCCGGGGGGGACGGGAAGGCTCCCAAGGTGGGTCCGGAAGAAGCCGCTCGAAGCGTCACTTATTGGCAGCAAACGGCGGAACGGCTGCGGCTCGATCCGGCCCTCTCGACCGCCCCCGCGGTTCGCGAAGGCTGGGCGGAAATGGCCATCGGCCAGGCGAGTGTGCTGGCTTCGGCGGATCGCCGCACCGAGGCCGAAACCCTTTATCGGGCGGCGGCGGAGCTGGCGCCTGACAGCGGTCAGGCCGCGCACCGGCTGGCTCAGTGGCTTGCCTCATCAGGCCGGGCCGGGGAAGCGATTCAAATCCTTCAGACGTATGTCAGCACCCATCCTGACAACGCCCAAGCTGTCGTGGCGTGGATGGAGTCGATTCGTTCGGGGAAGAAGTGA
- a CDS encoding DUF971 domain-containing protein produces MRPDELQVIGSELAVRWPDGTETFLPLAALRRACPCAGCKGEMDVMGNLYKAPEKALSEASFRVKHLGLAGGYAVQPVWEDGHSSGLYSWDYLRTVAKNL; encoded by the coding sequence ATGCGCCCCGATGAACTGCAAGTGATCGGATCAGAGCTCGCCGTCCGCTGGCCGGACGGAACGGAAACTTTTCTTCCACTCGCCGCCTTGCGCCGGGCCTGTCCCTGCGCCGGCTGCAAAGGCGAAATGGACGTGATGGGAAACCTTTACAAGGCCCCGGAGAAAGCCCTGAGTGAAGCCAGTTTCCGCGTCAAACACCTCGGATTGGCCGGCGGTTACGCCGTTCAACCCGTTTGGGAGGATGGACATTCCAGCGGCCTTTACTCCTGGGATTACCTCCGGACGGTCGCAAAAAATCTTTAA
- a CDS encoding carbonic anhydrase, translated as MLQLIQGVHRFHAKEFGRYRELFRRLSHEGQKPHTLFITCSDSRVLAELVTQSRPGDLFVVKNVGNIVPPSQVVGETNSTAAAIEFAVEILGVQDIVVCGHSQCGAMQALIQGLPAPRDRAHLARWIEIAAPVRSTIESKYTHLSDPESKLRAAEEENVLFALENLKTYACVERRLKEGDLRLHGWFFQIAGAELFAYDPVASQFASLIHPGAGAP; from the coding sequence ATGCTCCAGTTGATCCAAGGCGTTCACCGGTTTCACGCAAAGGAATTCGGACGCTATCGAGAGTTGTTCCGGCGGCTTTCCCATGAGGGACAAAAGCCGCACACCCTTTTCATTACCTGCTCCGATTCCCGCGTTCTCGCGGAACTCGTCACCCAAAGCCGGCCTGGGGATCTTTTCGTCGTCAAGAACGTCGGCAACATCGTCCCTCCCAGCCAAGTCGTCGGCGAAACCAATTCCACCGCCGCAGCCATCGAATTTGCCGTGGAGATCCTGGGCGTCCAGGACATCGTGGTTTGCGGACATTCCCAGTGTGGAGCCATGCAAGCCTTGATCCAAGGATTGCCCGCTCCCCGGGATCGAGCCCACCTGGCCCGATGGATTGAAATCGCCGCCCCCGTTCGTTCCACGATCGAATCCAAATACACCCATTTGTCCGATCCCGAATCCAAATTGCGAGCCGCGGAAGAGGAGAATGTTCTCTTCGCCCTCGAAAACCTCAAGACCTACGCCTGCGTGGAACGTAGATTGAAGGAGGGCGATTTAAGGCTGCACGGATGGTTCTTCCAAATTGCCGGAGCAGAACTCTTCGCCTATGATCCCGTCGCCAGCCAGTTCGCTTCCCTGATTCATCCCGGTGCCGGCGCTCCTTGA